A window of the Mesoplasma florum L1 genome harbors these coding sequences:
- a CDS encoding DNA-directed RNA polymerase subunit beta, which produces MAYKIKKVNRGVERRDYRKVSGNLELPNLIEIQTKTFEWFKTKGIDEVLNEFFAMSSNDASASLFLEGWEIKEAKISPSKAKEQSKIYDAPIYVDLQLMFTKTEDISKEFEEIVEKDVKKVLSNWIAEKTDSKNVSLVKNTDNIYFFDVKLKGTEKNDLFQITILEEKEDIIVAEVSVRKWGQVFFGDFPLMTDAGTFVINGSQKVIVSQLVRSPGSYFKTEINNKTGESLYNGDIIPSRGTWLEFETDTKKTAETTNSLFVKIDKSRKTTATSFLKILGLDRDTILNIYDKDKVIVETLKNDNDTGDTYADWAQHVQEIYKKIRQGETATSDGASKYINGLLFDRRKYDLTKAGRFKLQQKLAVKNRLMGRILAEDIVDASGKILVAKNTEISKANIKEVSDALSQDGVMVSSIEYREDIPGSRQIQKVKVYQDNNSKDETFTIVGITPNSKEEHITVVDIVATVSYLLGLEYNIGEYDDIDNLANRRVRTVGELLQNQFRMGLTRIDKNVKEKLSTSDLYKVKVSTIINAKPLTAVIGEFFNLSQLSQFMDQINPLAELTNKRRLTALGPGGLSRDRASLEVRDVHPSHYGRICPIETPEGPNIGLINNLSTYAIVDELGFIRTPYLKVIDGVIQNEHEYLSADEEKEYIISQSNVTKDENGKILDETVVSHYKGDDYIAKVSEVQFIDVSPKQIVSVATSAIPFLENDDANRALMGANMQRQAVPTIVPESPFVGTGIEFEAARDSGVCIVATENGIVKYVDAKQITVESKAGIKTYTLANFERSNNGSSIVQKPIVKVGDSIEAGQIIADGPSVDNGELALGQNVVVAFTTYNGYNFEDAIVMSERVIMEDKFTSVHIDEYVLEVRNTKQGAEEITSEIPNISDNAKKYLDNEGIVAIGTEVKTGDILVGKVTPKGQTQLSPEDKLLHAIFGEKSRSVKDNSLKVPNGGEGIVQSVKRFKAKSAANPDGIDLPADVLEVIKVYIVQKRKIQEGDKMSGRHGNKGIISKVLPVEDMPHLEDGTPVDILLNPQGIPSRMNIGQILEIHLGMAAKKLGVKIATPVFEGVNSNDLDEIMAEAGMENYGKVKLIDGQTGEAIDKPISVGVMYMLKLSHMVDDKLHARSVGPYSLITQQPLGGKAQNGGQRFGEMEVWALEAYGAAHTLREILTIKSDDLKGRTKTYEAIVRSKNIPTPGTPESFNVLSKEIMGLGFDIYLLDNKGNKSQINAYDDDNDLINDESMKHASIDKLTFEDSISLVEIEDLDSFEEVDESEINLSFEEE; this is translated from the coding sequence ATGGCATATAAAATTAAAAAAGTAAACCGTGGCGTTGAAAGACGTGATTATAGAAAAGTTTCTGGTAATCTTGAGTTACCAAACTTAATCGAAATTCAAACTAAAACTTTCGAATGATTCAAAACAAAAGGAATTGATGAAGTTTTAAATGAATTTTTTGCAATGAGCTCAAATGATGCTAGTGCATCTCTTTTCTTAGAAGGATGAGAAATTAAAGAAGCAAAAATTTCACCATCAAAAGCAAAAGAGCAATCAAAAATCTATGATGCTCCAATTTATGTAGACTTGCAATTAATGTTTACAAAAACTGAAGACATTTCAAAAGAATTTGAAGAAATTGTAGAAAAAGATGTTAAGAAAGTATTATCAAATTGAATTGCTGAAAAAACAGATTCAAAAAACGTTTCACTTGTTAAAAACACTGATAACATTTATTTCTTTGATGTTAAGTTAAAAGGAACAGAAAAAAATGACTTATTCCAAATTACAATTTTAGAAGAAAAAGAAGATATTATTGTAGCAGAAGTTAGTGTAAGAAAATGAGGACAAGTATTCTTTGGAGATTTCCCTCTAATGACTGATGCCGGAACATTTGTTATTAATGGTTCACAAAAAGTTATTGTTTCACAATTAGTTAGATCACCTGGTTCATATTTCAAAACAGAAATCAATAACAAGACAGGGGAAAGCCTATACAATGGTGATATTATCCCAAGTCGTGGTACTTGATTAGAGTTTGAAACTGATACTAAAAAAACTGCTGAAACAACAAATTCACTATTTGTTAAAATCGACAAATCAAGAAAAACAACTGCAACATCATTCTTGAAAATCTTAGGATTAGATAGAGATACAATCTTAAATATTTATGATAAAGATAAAGTTATTGTTGAAACATTAAAAAATGACAACGATACTGGTGATACATATGCAGACTGAGCACAACACGTTCAAGAAATTTATAAAAAAATTAGACAAGGTGAAACTGCTACTTCTGATGGAGCATCAAAATACATTAACGGATTATTATTTGACCGTAGAAAATACGATTTAACTAAAGCAGGTAGATTCAAATTACAACAAAAATTAGCTGTTAAAAATCGTTTAATGGGAAGAATATTAGCTGAAGATATTGTTGATGCTAGCGGAAAAATTTTAGTTGCTAAAAATACTGAAATTTCAAAAGCAAATATTAAAGAAGTTTCTGATGCATTATCACAAGATGGTGTAATGGTTTCTTCAATTGAATACAGAGAAGATATCCCTGGTTCACGTCAAATCCAAAAAGTTAAAGTTTACCAAGACAATAACTCAAAAGATGAAACATTTACAATTGTTGGAATTACTCCTAACTCAAAAGAAGAACACATTACAGTTGTTGATATTGTAGCTACTGTTTCTTACTTATTAGGATTAGAGTACAACATTGGTGAATATGATGATATTGATAACTTAGCTAACCGTCGTGTTAGAACAGTTGGAGAGTTATTACAAAATCAATTCAGAATGGGATTAACACGTATTGATAAAAACGTTAAAGAAAAACTTTCAACAAGTGATTTATACAAAGTTAAAGTTTCAACAATTATTAATGCAAAACCATTAACTGCTGTAATTGGAGAGTTCTTCAACTTATCACAATTATCACAATTTATGGATCAAATAAACCCATTAGCAGAATTAACAAATAAACGTAGATTAACTGCTTTAGGACCTGGGGGATTATCAAGAGACCGTGCCAGTTTAGAAGTGCGTGACGTTCACCCTTCTCACTATGGAAGAATCTGTCCTATTGAAACTCCAGAGGGACCAAACATTGGATTAATTAACAACTTATCAACTTATGCTATTGTTGATGAATTAGGATTTATTAGAACACCTTACTTAAAAGTTATTGATGGTGTAATTCAAAATGAACATGAATATTTATCAGCTGATGAAGAAAAAGAATACATTATTTCTCAATCAAACGTTACTAAAGATGAAAATGGAAAAATTTTAGATGAAACTGTTGTTTCACATTACAAAGGTGATGATTACATTGCTAAAGTAAGTGAAGTTCAATTTATCGACGTTTCACCAAAACAAATCGTTTCTGTTGCTACTTCAGCAATTCCATTCTTAGAAAACGATGATGCCAACCGTGCACTTATGGGTGCTAACATGCAACGTCAAGCAGTTCCTACAATTGTTCCAGAATCACCATTCGTTGGAACAGGAATTGAATTTGAAGCAGCTAGAGATTCAGGAGTATGTATTGTTGCTACAGAAAACGGTATTGTAAAATACGTAGATGCAAAACAAATTACTGTTGAATCAAAAGCAGGAATTAAAACTTATACATTAGCAAACTTTGAACGTTCAAATAACGGAAGTTCAATTGTACAAAAACCAATTGTTAAAGTTGGAGATTCAATAGAAGCAGGTCAAATCATCGCCGATGGTCCATCTGTTGATAATGGAGAATTAGCTTTAGGACAAAACGTAGTTGTTGCCTTTACTACATATAATGGTTACAACTTTGAGGATGCTATTGTTATGTCTGAAAGAGTAATCATGGAAGACAAATTTACTTCAGTTCATATTGATGAATATGTATTAGAAGTACGTAATACAAAACAAGGAGCTGAAGAAATTACTTCAGAAATCCCAAACATTAGTGACAATGCTAAAAAATACTTAGATAACGAAGGTATTGTAGCTATTGGTACTGAAGTTAAAACAGGAGATATTTTAGTTGGTAAAGTAACTCCAAAAGGACAAACTCAATTATCACCAGAAGATAAATTATTACATGCTATCTTTGGAGAAAAATCAAGATCAGTTAAAGATAACTCATTAAAAGTTCCAAATGGTGGAGAAGGTATTGTTCAATCTGTTAAACGTTTCAAAGCTAAATCAGCAGCGAACCCAGATGGTATTGATTTACCAGCAGATGTATTAGAAGTAATTAAAGTTTATATTGTTCAAAAACGTAAAATCCAAGAAGGGGATAAAATGTCAGGACGTCACGGTAACAAAGGGATTATCTCAAAAGTGTTACCTGTAGAAGACATGCCTCACTTAGAAGATGGTACACCAGTAGATATTCTATTGAACCCACAAGGGATTCCATCACGTATGAATATTGGACAAATCTTAGAAATCCATTTAGGAATGGCTGCTAAAAAATTAGGAGTTAAAATTGCAACTCCAGTTTTCGAAGGAGTTAACAGTAATGATTTAGATGAAATCATGGCTGAAGCTGGAATGGAAAACTATGGAAAAGTTAAATTAATTGATGGTCAAACAGGGGAAGCAATTGACAAACCAATTTCTGTTGGGGTTATGTACATGTTGAAACTTTCACACATGGTTGATGACAAACTTCACGCAAGAAGTGTTGGACCATACTCATTAATTACTCAACAACCTCTTGGAGGAAAAGCACAAAACGGGGGACAACGTTTTGGAGAAATGGAAGTTTGAGCGTTAGAAGCTTATGGGGCAGCTCATACTCTAAGAGAAATCTTAACTATTAAATCAGATGACTTAAAAGGTCGTACAAAAACTTATGAAGCTATCGTAAGATCAAAAAACATTCCTACACCAGGAACACCTGAATCATTTAACGTTCTTTCAAAAGAAATTATGGGATTAGGATTTGATATTTACTTATTAGATAACAAAGGTAATAAATCACAAATTAATGCATACGATGATGACAACGATTTAATTAACGATGAAAGTATGAAACATGCATCAATTGATAAATTAACTTTTGAAGACTCAATATCACTTGTTGAAATTGAAGACCTAGATAGTTTTGAAGAAGTAGATGAAAGTGAAATAAACCTTTCATTTGAAGAGGAATAG
- a CDS encoding serine hydrolase domain-containing protein, which yields MKNIEQKINEFISNNFYPGAVIKIDINGKDLYYSSFGYSDLENKKPMKKNQIFPIYSMTKPIVVVACLLLIQDGLLSLDTKVSDFYSNFNQNMKIKNLLNMTSGITYSWSAKNNIEKQIEIEEEIETNNYNLHEIIEMISKIPTEIEPGADWIYGMGIDVLGGIIEKVSGIKLSTFLKEKIFYPLKMNDTDFKIKDLNRKPVKYNLDSSNGYKLIRNENYHWMMPEDLTKIPNCCLGGSGVFTTASDYNKFLNFLLCGKIENKEYLDTKYLNEMTSNQITNLKNIKIFDLNEDYQYGYGVRVRTKNNVFPLTEVGEFGWGGVLGTTSLADPKNKVVMSFMVSVYPGNNMLVEKELFDALYKDLKDKKLI from the coding sequence ATGAAAAATATTGAACAAAAAATAAACGAATTTATTTCTAATAATTTTTATCCAGGAGCTGTTATTAAAATTGATATTAATGGTAAAGATTTATACTACTCTTCATTTGGATATAGTGATTTAGAAAATAAGAAACCAATGAAGAAAAATCAGATTTTTCCAATTTATTCAATGACAAAACCAATAGTTGTTGTTGCTTGTCTTTTATTAATCCAAGACGGGTTGCTTTCATTGGATACAAAAGTTTCAGATTTTTATTCTAACTTCAATCAAAATATGAAAATAAAAAACTTATTAAATATGACATCTGGTATAACTTATAGTTGGAGCGCAAAAAACAACATTGAAAAACAAATTGAAATTGAAGAAGAAATTGAAACTAATAATTATAATCTTCATGAAATAATTGAAATGATTAGCAAAATACCCACAGAGATAGAACCTGGAGCAGATTGAATTTATGGAATGGGTATTGATGTATTAGGTGGAATTATAGAAAAAGTTTCTGGAATTAAACTTTCAACGTTTTTGAAAGAAAAAATTTTTTATCCGCTAAAAATGAACGATACTGACTTTAAGATAAAAGATTTAAATAGAAAACCTGTGAAATATAATTTGGACTCTTCAAATGGTTATAAGCTTATTAGAAATGAAAATTATCATTGAATGATGCCAGAAGATTTAACTAAAATTCCAAATTGCTGTCTTGGAGGCTCTGGAGTTTTTACCACAGCTAGTGATTACAATAAATTTCTTAATTTTTTATTATGTGGAAAAATTGAAAATAAAGAATATTTAGATACTAAATATTTAAATGAAATGACAAGCAATCAAATTACTAATTTAAAAAATATTAAAATTTTTGATTTAAACGAAGACTACCAATATGGTTATGGTGTCAGGGTTAGAACTAAGAACAATGTTTTTCCATTAACTGAAGTTGGTGAATTTGGTTGAGGTGGTGTTTTAGGAACAACTTCGCTTGCTGATCCAAAAAATAAAGTTGTTATGTCATTTATGGTTTCTGTTTATCCAGGTAATAATATGCTGGTTGAAAAGGAACTTTTTGACGCTTTATATAAAGATTTAAAAGATAAAAAATTAATATAA
- the rplL gene encoding 50S ribosomal protein L7/L12 produces MAITKEDIIKALEEMKLTELNELVKAIEEHFDVVASAGVAVAAGPAVADAAPSEVAIMLTNAGGQKVAVIKVVKEVTGLGLMDAKKLVDGTLPVAIKENVKIEEADAIKAQLIEAGASVEYK; encoded by the coding sequence ATGGCAATTACAAAAGAAGATATTATTAAAGCATTAGAAGAAATGAAATTAACAGAATTAAACGAATTAGTTAAAGCAATCGAAGAACACTTCGACGTTGTTGCATCAGCAGGTGTTGCTGTTGCTGCTGGACCAGCTGTTGCTGACGCAGCTCCATCAGAAGTTGCAATTATGTTAACAAACGCAGGTGGACAAAAAGTTGCAGTTATTAAAGTAGTTAAAGAAGTAACTGGATTAGGATTAATGGACGCTAAAAAATTAGTTGACGGAACTTTACCAGTAGCTATTAAAGAAAACGTAAAAATCGAAGAAGCTGACGCAATTAAAGCTCAATTAATTGAAGCAGGAGCATCAGTAGAATACAAATAG
- the rplJ gene encoding 50S ribosomal protein L10 produces MSTNRPAHAKKAEIVAEIVSKIQSAQGVAIAEYKHLTVEQMSNLRRQALKQGIEVKIYKDSLVRRAVEELNLTELNEYLTQQNVFVFSNDDAIGAAKLVANFAKENEALKLKAGVYEGAAMDTAAIMEVATLPSKEDLYSMFASSLLYPLRQVMAVINAVADTKQD; encoded by the coding sequence ATGTCAACAAATAGACCTGCACATGCTAAAAAAGCAGAAATCGTTGCTGAGATTGTTTCTAAAATTCAATCAGCTCAAGGTGTTGCTATTGCAGAATACAAACACTTAACAGTTGAACAAATGTCAAATTTAAGAAGACAAGCTTTAAAACAAGGTATCGAAGTTAAAATTTACAAAGACTCACTTGTTAGAAGAGCTGTGGAAGAATTAAATTTAACAGAATTAAACGAATATTTAACTCAACAAAATGTTTTTGTTTTCTCAAATGATGATGCAATTGGAGCCGCTAAATTAGTAGCAAACTTTGCAAAAGAAAACGAAGCATTAAAATTAAAAGCCGGAGTTTACGAAGGCGCAGCTATGGATACTGCAGCAATTATGGAAGTTGCTACACTACCATCAAAAGAAGATTTATACTCAATGTTTGCATCAAGCTTACTTTACCCATTACGTCAAGTTATGGCTGTAATTAACGCTGTTGCTGATACAAAACAAGACTAA
- a CDS encoding ABC transporter, producing the protein MIDIIKGFRDEFTSRVLSSVKRISKFIGIALIPILYGVTCLIAFWNPTINLGKAPVAILNEDNTVWVYKNNDMEKLDFKIGVLTDYKYNSLDGYISKEQAISSAYDIEKGILYTNTGTIAASKEEVANHIFQFNVWDIIKSALNEKTDKNIKDEDYVFSSPELKEDMAFTNIRYISSEKEIEKQWKGKKYYVQAKIEKGFGEYLIQQVGTTFNKKNEAPKLPKSNINLWTTFERNFIFGYYLNSMMEMKSALIVSAIEDFLGENIPSFISNIVYKNFYKQVTYTPLNDEKVSVSQSFGTINNSDVIIEANKQYVISDSVNESTSSLEDVQKVKSENTIFGDIREEITSKADAAQKTNGIFTNTIASLLGSDQLKTIAKILKIDLYNSKLMGYILLLNDNSHILNKYLYDVMHGIDPFEDSQKMWINLDHIDKLGLDSKVQKAITAFVAGINNSPIQNLKFNFKTYLPKISSILNEKTGFNLRLIKSQEVFNSTLNPLNRNVTTVFEFNKNMDKLAVANGFGNQISFLNTLSKKVIETIKHKTFDRFEIVNIEIAGLKNGIYGIGIGEFFIIIGLFVGTFMQTFIYDRARRTKKLKTGKWYVSKTLLMFVTGIVQATALTIALSLTGWIAIGSAAMLSVWLWLLFVDLIFVLTIQGLWFLFKDETISKVLVIIYLVINISSGWGTFPSFMQFEFFHKISFVAEFTYVLHGLGSIIYGVGENGFNSTDTLYIMQQAGILLIFAVFFVTLGLIGARNRNREIRFGSFLGKHVIDGMISLGLVKELAEFKSDRKFFKYNWNSMSDDIYIELAQEVRRLHPFEGQFEWYKKRQNDGVFPPNETDMDIIKRNDDVEV; encoded by the coding sequence ATGATAGACATTATCAAAGGTTTTCGAGATGAATTTACATCTCGAGTTCTGTCTTCGGTAAAAAGGATTTCTAAATTTATAGGTATTGCATTAATACCCATATTGTATGGAGTAACATGTTTAATTGCTTTTTGAAACCCAACAATAAATTTAGGAAAAGCACCAGTTGCAATTTTAAACGAAGACAATACAGTCTGAGTATATAAAAATAATGATATGGAAAAACTCGATTTTAAAATCGGTGTTTTAACAGATTATAAATACAATTCACTGGATGGTTATATAAGTAAAGAACAAGCCATTTCTTCAGCTTATGACATTGAAAAAGGAATTTTATATACAAACACTGGAACAATAGCAGCTTCAAAAGAAGAAGTTGCAAATCACATTTTTCAATTTAACGTATGAGACATAATTAAATCAGCTTTAAATGAAAAAACAGATAAAAATATTAAGGATGAAGATTATGTTTTTTCTTCTCCAGAATTAAAAGAAGATATGGCATTCACAAACATCAGATATATATCATCTGAAAAAGAAATTGAAAAACAATGAAAAGGTAAAAAATATTATGTTCAAGCTAAAATTGAAAAAGGCTTTGGAGAATATTTAATTCAACAAGTAGGAACTACTTTTAATAAAAAAAATGAGGCACCTAAATTACCTAAATCAAATATTAATCTTTGAACAACATTTGAAAGAAACTTTATTTTTGGATATTACCTAAATAGTATGATGGAGATGAAATCAGCGCTTATAGTATCAGCAATTGAAGATTTTTTAGGTGAAAACATACCGTCATTTATTTCAAATATTGTTTATAAGAACTTCTATAAACAAGTAACATACACACCTTTAAATGATGAAAAAGTAAGCGTTTCTCAAAGTTTTGGAACTATAAATAATTCTGACGTTATTATTGAAGCAAATAAACAGTATGTTATAAGTGACTCAGTAAATGAGTCAACTTCATCACTAGAAGATGTTCAAAAAGTTAAATCTGAAAATACTATTTTTGGTGATATAAGAGAAGAAATAACTTCAAAAGCAGATGCAGCGCAAAAAACAAATGGTATATTTACAAATACAATCGCATCATTGTTAGGTAGTGACCAATTAAAAACAATAGCTAAAATATTAAAAATAGATCTTTATAATTCAAAACTAATGGGATATATTTTATTATTAAATGACAACTCACATATTTTAAACAAATACTTATATGATGTGATGCATGGAATAGATCCATTCGAAGATTCACAAAAAATGTGAATTAATCTAGATCATATAGATAAATTGGGTTTAGATTCAAAAGTTCAAAAAGCCATAACAGCTTTTGTAGCGGGAATCAATAATAGCCCTATCCAAAACTTAAAATTTAACTTTAAAACTTACTTACCAAAAATAAGTTCAATTTTAAATGAAAAAACTGGATTTAATCTAAGATTAATTAAATCTCAAGAAGTGTTTAACTCAACCTTAAACCCTTTAAATAGAAATGTAACAACTGTATTTGAATTTAATAAAAACATGGATAAACTGGCTGTAGCAAATGGATTTGGTAATCAAATTTCATTTTTAAATACATTAAGCAAAAAAGTTATTGAAACTATTAAACATAAAACTTTTGATAGATTTGAAATAGTTAATATTGAAATAGCTGGTTTAAAAAATGGAATTTATGGAATTGGAATTGGTGAGTTCTTTATAATCATCGGATTGTTTGTTGGTACATTTATGCAAACATTTATATATGATAGAGCAAGAAGAACTAAAAAACTTAAAACTGGAAAATGATATGTATCAAAAACATTACTTATGTTTGTTACTGGAATAGTTCAAGCAACAGCACTTACTATAGCTTTAAGTCTAACCGGTTGAATAGCAATAGGTTCAGCTGCTATGTTATCTGTATGACTATGGCTATTATTTGTAGATCTTATATTTGTGCTTACTATACAAGGATTATGATTCTTGTTTAAGGATGAAACAATTTCAAAAGTTTTAGTTATCATTTATTTAGTTATAAATATTTCATCAGGATGAGGAACATTCCCTTCATTTATGCAATTTGAATTCTTCCACAAAATTAGTTTTGTTGCTGAGTTCACATATGTATTACATGGACTAGGATCAATAATATATGGTGTTGGAGAAAATGGATTCAATTCAACAGATACACTATACATTATGCAACAAGCAGGAATATTATTAATATTTGCAGTTTTCTTTGTTACCCTTGGTCTTATTGGAGCAAGAAACAGAAATAGAGAAATAAGATTTGGTAGTTTCCTTGGAAAACATGTAATAGATGGAATGATCTCGTTAGGTTTAGTTAAAGAATTAGCAGAGTTTAAATCAGATAGAAAATTCTTTAAATATAACTGAAATAGTATGAGTGATGATATTTACATAGAACTTGCTCAAGAAGTTAGAAGATTGCACCCATTTGAAGGTCAATTCGAATGATACAAAAAACGTCAAAATGATGGTGTATTCCCTCCAAATGAAACTGATATGGATATAATAAAACGAAATGATGATGTTGAAGTTTAG
- a CDS encoding APC family permease — protein sequence MKLNKKYGFWTVLASTLAAIVGSSIIISFNMVFALSEANPLLMILAWVFGALIVLPDAFIVIEPSIGYGESGSGYSWIRKCNWRILAFWFGWVLILFVSATSLASCCSAMSSMITQILELNPEEIAVETLQKSLAIFILIFLAGIQIMIKNSSKYTQLFFLFVKTLPIILVFILAIMYGSKDGLLSNSEMNKNLGHAYISSAMLIPAITYTGFAYSGHEFPTYITEEIENPKKTIPWVIISAVLIVLVIYVCYGIALLSLATPDSNGNWINPGGTTSSIFAQHRWAVLTFNIFAIFLFIGSVNSLLFFQSRLIHKLSETGDVHSVFGKVHKKTNQPYMAIILLCCVAVFYILFSSISEIISSFALATSVLKILLNSSIIKLRLKDPEYKKIYGNKTFWTLMILSLVTCALTFIGSIYLMVIMPHQQTGASTFSILWKPILMVLIAFLVYLFGIFKFNNIKIK from the coding sequence ATGAAACTAAATAAAAAATATGGATTTTGAACAGTATTAGCATCTACATTAGCTGCAATAGTAGGTTCAAGCATTATAATTTCTTTTAATATGGTATTTGCTTTATCTGAAGCAAATCCTCTTTTAATGATATTGGCGTGAGTTTTTGGAGCTTTAATAGTTCTACCTGATGCATTTATTGTTATTGAACCTTCAATAGGTTATGGAGAAAGTGGTAGTGGTTATAGTTGAATTAGAAAATGTAATTGAAGAATATTAGCATTTTGATTTGGTTGAGTTTTAATTTTATTTGTTTCAGCAACATCTTTGGCTAGTTGTTGTTCTGCAATGAGTTCTATGATAACTCAAATCTTAGAATTAAATCCTGAAGAAATAGCAGTTGAAACATTACAAAAAAGCTTAGCAATATTTATCTTGATATTTTTGGCTGGGATTCAAATAATGATTAAAAATAGTAGTAAATACACACAGTTATTCTTTTTATTTGTTAAAACATTACCAATCATATTAGTTTTTATTTTAGCAATAATGTATGGTTCAAAAGATGGTTTACTTTCAAATTCAGAAATGAATAAGAATTTAGGGCATGCATATATTTCATCTGCTATGTTGATTCCAGCAATAACATATACAGGGTTTGCATATTCTGGTCATGAATTCCCAACATACATTACAGAAGAAATTGAAAATCCTAAAAAAACAATTCCATGAGTCATCATTAGTGCTGTATTAATAGTTTTAGTTATATACGTTTGTTATGGTATTGCTCTTTTATCATTAGCAACACCTGACTCAAATGGAAATTGAATAAATCCAGGAGGAACAACGTCATCAATTTTTGCTCAGCATAGATGGGCTGTTTTAACTTTTAATATTTTTGCAATATTTTTATTTATTGGTTCTGTAAACTCTTTATTATTTTTTCAATCAAGACTAATACATAAATTATCTGAAACTGGAGATGTTCATTCTGTTTTTGGAAAAGTGCATAAAAAAACAAATCAACCTTATATGGCAATTATCTTGTTATGTTGTGTTGCAGTATTTTATATTTTATTTAGTTCTATTTCTGAAATCATTTCTTCATTTGCGTTAGCTACAAGTGTTTTAAAAATTTTATTAAACTCATCGATAATAAAATTAAGACTGAAAGATCCAGAATATAAAAAAATATATGGAAATAAAACTTTCTGAACACTAATGATTTTAAGTTTAGTTACATGTGCTCTTACATTTATAGGTTCAATTTATTTAATGGTTATAATGCCCCATCAACAAACAGGTGCAAGTACATTCTCAATCTTGTGAAAACCTATTTTAATGGTTCTTATCGCATTCTTAGTTTACTTGTTTGGAATTTTTAAATTTAATAATATAAAAATCAAATAA